From the genome of Paraburkholderia sp. ZP32-5:
GATGCTGTCGCGCTCGTTCGCCGCGCCTACACGTCCCGCCTATTATTGTTCCGGGTGTCCGCACAACACGTCGACGAAGGTACCGGAAGGCAGTTTCGCGCTCGCCGGCATTGGTTGCCATGTGATGGCGACGGCCATCTACCCCGAGCACAACAGGACGACCACGCATATGGGTGGCGAAGGCGCACCGTGGATCGGTCAGGCGCCGTTCTCGAAAGTGCGCCACGTGTTTGCGAATCTCGGCGACGGCACTTATTTTCACTCTGGCTCGCTCGCGATTCGCGCCGCGGTTGCGGCACGCGTCAATATCACCTACAAGGTCCTCTATAACGACGCAGTGGCGATGACGGGCGGGCAGCCCGTGGACGGCACGATCTCCGTCGACCGGATTGCGCGGCAACTCGCGGCTGAAGGCGTGAAGCGCGTCGCGATCGTGACGGAAGATCTCGGCCGTTACGCGTCGCGAGCGAGCTTTCCGGATATCGCGACGTTCAATGACCGCAAGGATCTCGACGCGATCCAGCAGGAACTGCGCAAGGTCGAGGGCGTGACGGTGCTCGTCTACGATCAGACTTGCGCGGCCGAAAAGCGTCGTCGTCGCAAGAAAAAACAGTTTCCCGATCCGGACCAGCGGCTCTTCATCAACGATGCCGTATGCGAAGGATGCGGCGATTGCGGCGCGCGCTCGAACTGCACGTCGCTGTTGCCGCTGGAAACGTCCACCGGCCGCAAACGGGTCATCGATCAGTCGGCATGCAACAAGGACTTTTCATGCGTCAACGGCTTTTGCCCGAGCTTCGTCACCGTCAAGGGCGGTACGCTGCGCAGGAAAGCGGTGGTTGACTGCGCAAGCCTCGACGCGCTCGGCGCATTGCCGGCAGTCACGTTGCCCTCCTGCGACGACGCTTACAACGTACTGGTCAACGGCATCGGCGGCACCGGGGTGATCACAATCGGCGCGTTGCTCGGTATGGCCGCGCACCTGGAAGGCAAAGGCGTGTCGGTGCTGGACATGACCGGCATGTCGCAGAAGAACGGCGCAGTCACGTCGCACGTCAGGTTTTCGCGGCTACCAGAAAACAGAATCGCCGCGCGGATTCCCGCCGGAGAGGCGGATCTGATTCTCGGTTGTGATCTGCTGACCGCGGGCGGACAGGAAGCGATCGCGAAGATGCGCCGCGGGCGGACCGCAGCGGTCGTCAACCGGCACAAGCAGCCGACCGGCGCGTTCGCGAAAGATCCGGACTGGGTGTATCCGGAACAGGAACTGATCCAGTTGATTACCGATTCGGTCGGCGACAGCGCACAGTTTATCGATGCAACGACGATTGCCACCGCGCTGATGGGCGATTCGATCGCGACAAACCTGTTTATGCTCGGCTTTGCATTCCAGAAGGGCTATATCCCGGTCGGCGAGACCGCGATCAATCGCGCGATCCAACTGAATGGCGTCGCCGTCGATGCGAACAGGAAAGCGTTTGCATGGGGACGTCACGCGGCCGTTGACGTGGAACGCGTCAGCGCGCTGGCCACGCCGCCGCAGACCGTCACCATTTCATTCCCGCCGACGCTGGATCGGCAGATCGACGAGCGGATGAGAGAATTGACCGCATATCAGAATTCCGCCTATGCGAAGCAGTATCGCGATTTCGTCGACTACGTGCGCGTACAGGAAAAGCGGCTCACGGGTGGCAGCAAGCTGACAGCGGCAGTCGCCAAGTACTACTTCAAGCTGATGGCATACAAGGATGAGTACGAGGTCGCTCGTCTCTATACCGATGGCAGGTTTCTCGACAAACTGCATGCGCAGTTCGAAGGAAAGGTGTCGCTCAGATTCAATCTGGCGCCGCCGCTGCTGGCTAAAGCCGACGCCACTGGCCGCCCGATAAAAAAGGAATATGGCCCATGGATGTGGCAGGTGATGCGCGGGCTCGCGCAGCTGAAATGCTTGCGGGGTACGTGGTTCGACCCGTTTGGTCATACGGGCGAACGCAAGATGGAGCGTCGTCTGATTGTCGAGTATCGGCACAGCATCGAGAAGCTGCTGGCGGGACTCGATGCGTCGAATCTCGCGCAGGCGGTGGAGGAGGCCAGTTGGCCTGAACGGGTGCGCGGATTCGGACACGTGAAGGAGGCAAGCCTGGCCGCGGTGGCCGCCCAGCGCGAGGGCCGTGCACGAATCGACGATCAACAGATGGAGCAGCGTCTCGCTGGCTGACGTGCGGGTGAAAGATGGAGACATGTGAGCGAGACAGGGAGACTGCCAGGGAGACAGCCAGCAGTCACACGGGCGCGCCGACGCCTGCGAGTACGGAATACGCGCTGCCGCGACAGCAGGCGCCAGGTGAGCCGCGCAGCGGCGCTGCCGTTCTGATCGAAACACTCGTCAGATGCGGTGTCGACACTGTATTCGGCTATCCGGGCGGCGCGGTGTTGCCGCTTTACGATGCACTGCATGCCGATGGCCGCCTGCGACATGTGCTGGTTCGGCACGAACAGGCGGCCGTACATGCCGCCGAAGGCTATGCGCGCTCATCCGGCAGAGTCGGCGTGGTGTTCGTGACGTCGGGGCCGGGCGTCGCTAACACGGTGTCGGGCCTGCTCGATGCAATGGCCGATTCGGTGCCGGTGCTGTGCATCAGCGGGCAGGTCGCGACCAGCTCGATCGGCACCGACGCGTTCCAGGAGTGTGACGCGATGGGCATTACGCGGCCCGTCACCAAATGGTCGCGGCAAATCCGCAACGTGGGCGAAATTGCGTGTCTTTGCGAGAAAGCGCTGAGGGTTGCGGCAAGCGGGCGGCCAGGACCCGTGCTGCTCGATTTTCCGAAAGACATGCAGGCTGCTATGACCGTCTTGCACGAGAATTCGAGCGACACGCATGATCTGCATCGATATACTGCATCGCAAAAGCCGGCCCATAAAGGGTCGATCATGGAAGCGCTTGCGTTGATACGGGCAGCGAAGCGCCCGGTCTTCTACGGTGGGGGCGGGCTTGTGATTTCCGGCGACGAGGCGTGCGCGGCGTTTGCGTCGCTCGTCAGGGAGACTGGTGCGCCGTGCACGTTGACGCTGATGGGGCTAGGCGCGTTTCCGGCCAGCGATGCGCATTTCCTCGGCATGCTAGGCATGCACGGCTCCGTCGAAGCAAATCTCGCGATGCACCACGCGGATCTGGTCGTGTGCGTCGGCGCGCGCTTCGACGATCGTGTGACCGGCAAGCTGGACGGCTTCTGCCCGAACGCGAAATTCGTGCATATCGACATCGATCCGACTTCGATCAACAAGG
Proteins encoded in this window:
- a CDS encoding indolepyruvate ferredoxin oxidoreductase family protein — encoded protein: MDATRLESPDMGGSSDATLMYADVKLDDKYTKISGRVFLSGVQALVRLPIIQRLRDQANSLNTAGFISGYRGSPLGGFDEALWKAQKYLDANHVKFQPGVNEDLAATSVWGTQQVKLLGDSDYDGVFAMWYGKGPGVDRCGDVFKHMNYAGMSKHGGVLLVAADDHGAYSSTLPHQSEHAFSAAMIPVLYPSNVEEYLTLGLHGWAMSRFSGCAVAFKALADTVESSATVDADPFKLKTVIPDDFVLPEGGLHARLSQDPLGVQARKQEALMQDYKIYAALAYARANRLNHVTIDSPSARLGIIASGKSYVDVMEALEELGIDADTAAEIGLRVFKVAMPWPLEPEGVREFADGLEEILVVEEKRQIVEYQLKEQLYNWKENVRPRVVGKFDESGEWAGSRGEWLLSAKTDFSVAQIARVIAGRIARFHSSNTIAARLQFIDDKERMLSRSFAAPTRPAYYCSGCPHNTSTKVPEGSFALAGIGCHVMATAIYPEHNRTTTHMGGEGAPWIGQAPFSKVRHVFANLGDGTYFHSGSLAIRAAVAARVNITYKVLYNDAVAMTGGQPVDGTISVDRIARQLAAEGVKRVAIVTEDLGRYASRASFPDIATFNDRKDLDAIQQELRKVEGVTVLVYDQTCAAEKRRRRKKKQFPDPDQRLFINDAVCEGCGDCGARSNCTSLLPLETSTGRKRVIDQSACNKDFSCVNGFCPSFVTVKGGTLRRKAVVDCASLDALGALPAVTLPSCDDAYNVLVNGIGGTGVITIGALLGMAAHLEGKGVSVLDMTGMSQKNGAVTSHVRFSRLPENRIAARIPAGEADLILGCDLLTAGGQEAIAKMRRGRTAAVVNRHKQPTGAFAKDPDWVYPEQELIQLITDSVGDSAQFIDATTIATALMGDSIATNLFMLGFAFQKGYIPVGETAINRAIQLNGVAVDANRKAFAWGRHAAVDVERVSALATPPQTVTISFPPTLDRQIDERMRELTAYQNSAYAKQYRDFVDYVRVQEKRLTGGSKLTAAVAKYYFKLMAYKDEYEVARLYTDGRFLDKLHAQFEGKVSLRFNLAPPLLAKADATGRPIKKEYGPWMWQVMRGLAQLKCLRGTWFDPFGHTGERKMERRLIVEYRHSIEKLLAGLDASNLAQAVEEASWPERVRGFGHVKEASLAAVAAQREGRARIDDQQMEQRLAG
- the ilvB gene encoding biosynthetic-type acetolactate synthase large subunit, with protein sequence METCERDRETARETASSHTGAPTPASTEYALPRQQAPGEPRSGAAVLIETLVRCGVDTVFGYPGGAVLPLYDALHADGRLRHVLVRHEQAAVHAAEGYARSSGRVGVVFVTSGPGVANTVSGLLDAMADSVPVLCISGQVATSSIGTDAFQECDAMGITRPVTKWSRQIRNVGEIACLCEKALRVAASGRPGPVLLDFPKDMQAAMTVLHENSSDTHDLHRYTASQKPAHKGSIMEALALIRAAKRPVFYGGGGLVISGDEACAAFASLVRETGAPCTLTLMGLGAFPASDAHFLGMLGMHGSVEANLAMHHADLVVCVGARFDDRVTGKLDGFCPNAKFVHIDIDPTSINKVVKADVPIVADCLDALIALRQALAANGGVHRARLNSWWRLIGKWRALRSFHVLPRRDEILPQVLLQTLAARLNGLDAFITTDVGQHQMWAAQHLPIELPRRFISSGGAGTMGFGLPAAIGAKIAHPGKPVICISGDASVLMNIQELSSAKQHECDVKLIISNNGYMGMVRQWQELNYGGRYSHSYTDALPDFVALAHAFGWQAAKANDPASLDAAIDACMNTSGPYLLDVRVAAQANCFPMVPAGMAHHQIMLSEQRWYGP